The Pirellulales bacterium genomic sequence ATGGTGTCGCTACCCAGATCGGAGCCTACATACAGGTAGACATCGCTGCCATTTCCACCGGTGAGAACGTCGTTGCCTGCGCCGCCGGAGATCGTGTCGCCTTCCGCCCCGTCGCTGCCGGTGATGGTGTCGTTGCCAGCACCACCATGTAACTCGTGTCCTTCGCTTCCGTCGCCCGCGAAGATGATGTCTGCTCCATCTCCACCATTAATGGAATCTCCTTGGCCGCCACCATGAAGCGAATCATCCCCGCCTTCTCCGTGAATGGAATCATATCCTTCGCCACCATCACCAGACCCAACGACCGTGTCATTGCCGTCTCCGCAGTTGATCGTGTCATTTCCTTTGTGGCCGGTAATAAGATCCGCGAACGCACTCCCCGTGATTGAATCGTCCCCGGCTCCGCCGTTGAGTGTCGTACCTGTGATGTTGGTAAAGCCGTTCCCGGCGGTGACCGCCGACAAGTTGATTTTGTCTGCCCCGTCACTGCCGGAAAGATTATTCGTACCCAGCACTTCGATGGTTTGCACCAGGCCTGGCGTGACTCCATCCCCCGAGCCACTCCAATGCACGACACTCCCGCTTTCATTCTCGACGTTGACGTAGCCGCCGACGGCACGCAGGTAAATCTGGTCGGCGCCATTGGTGCCCGTGACGGTGAGCTTACTGGTCATGGCGTTCCAGGAAGTGCTCACCGAGAGCAAGCGACGCTCCTCGAGTTGCTCGATGCGAACACCGTCGTTCGAACGGCGCGTTTGAAGTCGGTTGCGATGCTTGCCCTTACGTCCGGCCCATGGTGACATGTCGAAGCCCCTTTGCAGCGAGTGACTGGCGTCGGTATGCGCGCAGCACAAGCATCTGCCGTCGGCGCATCGCCTGCTGGGCAAGCGCGCACGTCGAGCGGCACTTATGCTGCGAGATGAGAAAGGTAGAAGCTGCCGCCTTACCGCCACAATTGAGAGCAGATTCGTGGCATCTAGCTTTGCCCCAGCAAAGAAAGCCCCCCTTGTCTGGCGTTGTATTCGTCGTGCGCGGCCAAAGCCCGTCGAGAAAGTTCGCCCAGTTATTCGCGAAGGGTATCCATATGCTCGGGAGATTTCAAGTTAATTCTTGACCTGCGGAGTCATGTTGACATGCCGCGATTGTAGAGAATCGAAGAATCAGGGAATCGGCGAGCGTGAAACACTACAAGACCTTCCTGGCGACCTACCCGCCGGTCGGCGGCGTGATTCGCGTGGTGCTCGTCCGCGAAGATCGTGGCTGGTACGCCTCTGCCTGTGATCAATACATTCGGGCGCACTTGCCGCGCAGCCATCAATACAGCTTCATGCCGGTGAACTCGCCGACTCGGTTCTTGATCGCTGGTTCCACCGGCAGGCGTTCCATGCTGCTGGCGCCGTAGAAGCCGACGATGCCTTCGGTGTGGTCGAGGATGTATTGCGCGTCGGCCGGTTCGGCGATGGGGCCGCCGTGGCAGAGAACCAGCACCTCCTTGTTCACGCGTTTTGCCGCATCGTGCATCGCCTGCACTTGCCGGGCCGATTCTTCCAGCGTGAGCGCCGTATGCGCGCCGATGCTCCCCTTGGTCGTCAGCCCCATGTGCGGGATCAGAATGTCGCAGCCCGCCTCGGCCATTGCCCGGGCTTCGTCGGGATTGAACGCGTAGGGCGTGGTCAGCAGGCCCATCTCGGCCGCCTGGCGGATCATGTCCACCTCGTGGCCGTAGCCCATGTCGGTCTCTTCGAGATTCGCGCGGAACGTGCCGTCGATCAGCCCCACGGTCGGAAAGTTCTGCACGCCCGAGAAACCTGCGGCCGCCACCTCGCGCAAAAAGAGCTTCATCAAGCGAAAGGGATCGGTGCCACACACGCCCGCCAGCACCGGCGTGTGCTTGACGACGGGAATCACCTCGCGCGCCATGTCCATCACAATGGCATTGGCATCGCCATAGGGCATCATACCCGAGAGCGATCCGCGACCCCCCATGCGAAAGCGGCCCGAGTTGTAGATCACCAAGAGATCGATGCCGCCGGCCTCCGACATTTTGGCGCTAATGCCGGTGCCGGCGCCGCCGCCGACGATGGGCCGCCCCTCGGCCACCTTGGCACGCAGTCGACGGAGGATTTCCTCGCGGGAGAAAAGGCTCATGCGGAATCTACTCCAACGGTAACCGGTGAGTTACGGCCAAATTTGTCGGATCATCACTCTCAACACGACAAGAAAATAGCAGATGCCGAAGAAGACAATTACGGCACCCGTATATCCAATTATGTTGTCCCATCGCCGTTCCAAGATCGTTCCCGTTTTAGGGCGGACGATGCGCCAACGAACAAGGAAACAAGTCAGCGACATGAGAAACCAATACGCACTGAATAGATCGTCAACTTCAAACCCCAAGGAGTGATCTGCGCCTCGCTTCATCGCAAACACAAATGCGTAGAGCAACCCGAGAAGCAGAAAGATGAGGCTGGCGAAAATAAGAGCCGCATTGGCCAGCGAAGAATCTTGGCCTGTTTGATTTGCTGCTCCCTGTCGCATTCCCGCCTGCAACTTTCGAATCGTCGTGCCTTAGCGGTTCTTCCTTGCCATCAGCGCAAGCAATTTCCTCGCGGCTGCTTCAGCAAAAGCGGCATCATTGATGTGCTGGTCCAGTTCGATGATCTCTGTCGATCCAGCCGCGTCGCGGATGCCGGCGTAGAGCGATTCTCGTGCCGCGGGATCGTCGAACGGTTGTCCCGTGCGGTCGATTGCCGAAACGCCTTGCCGTGGCAACAAAATCACTGCCGGTCCGCGTGCGGCAGCCACTTTGCGGCCGATGTCCTCGCCGATCTGGCGGTTCTCGTCGACCGTGGTGCGCATCAGCGTCACCGTGGGGTTGTGCTGATAGAACTTGCGGCCACGAAAGCGCTCGGGCACGGTCTCCGGCGCCTGAAAGTTCACCATATCGGTCGCGCCCACACTAACGACCTGCGGCACGCCCAACTCGGCGGCCGCGGTGAGTCGCGTCGGTCCGGCCGAAAGGGTGCCCCCTGCAAGCTCATCGGCCAGCTCGGTCGTGGTGATGTCGAGCACGCCGGCAATAAGTCCGTCGCGGATGAGCGATTCCATGGCCTGTCCGCCGCTGCCCGTGGCGTGAAAGACGAGCACCTCGTAGCCGGCCTCGAGCAGTAGCTTGCGAGCATGCTCCACGCAGGGAGTGGTGACGCCGAACATGGTCGCCGCGACGAGCGGCTTGTCATCGCCCGCCGCAATCGCGTCACCGGCGAAGAGCACCATGCCTGCCATCGCCCGTGCGGCTTCGGTCAGTACGATGCGGCTGATGCGATTGAGGCCGAGAATGTCGACCACCGAGTTGAGCATCAGGATGTCTTTGTCACCGACATATTGCCGTACTTGTCCCGAGGCGAGCGTACTGACGGCGATCTTGGGTACGCCGAGCGGCAACGCGCGCATGGCGGCGGTGCCGATCGTCGTGCCGGCCGACCCGCCGAGGGAGATCACGCCCGAGACTTTTCCCGCGGCGTGAAGCTGCGCGATGAGCTTCGCGGCGCCGTCGGCGGCGGTCGTCACCGCATGGCCGCGATCGGCCTTCTCGCGGACGGCGGCGAGCGTCGTGCCGGCGGCTTCATAGATCGTTGTCCGTGCGATATCGGCCTTCACGGCCGGCTCACCAAGGCAGCCCGTGTCGACAAGCACCGCTGCTACGCCGCGCGACACTAGTTGATCGCGCACGAAGGCGGCTTCGATCCCCTTCGTGTCGAGCGTGGCCAGAACGTAGACGCTCATCGGTTTTCCAAGATCTAAAAGGAAAACGCTTCAACGCAAAGGCGCGAAGGTGCAAAGACGCAAAGGGGATCAAGTGTCAGGTACGCGCGTACCCGACCTACAAAGTGGCACAGCTATGGAATCTTTGCGCCTCTGCGTCTTTGCGTCTTTGCGTTCAAAAAACAAAGCCGGACTAGTACCGCGCCAGGTCCTTCTCGACGCTGCTCGGCGCCAGCTCACGCAGAACTTCTTGTGCCTTGGTCGACATGAAACGCAGCTCGCTCCCGACGGCGATGAACTGCATGCCTTGTTCCGCGCGTCGGTGGGCGGCGCCGGTATCCATCACGTGCATGCCGGTGGGGGTGCCGGTTTCGCGGCCGATGGCCACCACCTGCGCGAGCATCTCCTCGAACTCTTCATCCGAAGCCTCACTGCCGTCGGCGCGTCGCATGTTGGCCCGCAGGTCGACCGGTCCGACGAAGATGCCGTCCACGCCGGGGAGCGAATAGATTTCCTTCGCGTTGCGGACGCCCGTCGGACTCTCGGTCTGCAGGATGACGAGAATCTCGTCGTTGGCCTGTTTGAAGTACTCGCCGCTGCTGGCTCCGAAGTTCATCGCATGCATGCCCCCCCCCAGGCTGCGATTTCCCTCGGGGGGATATTTGGCCGCGGCGATGGCGACGCGGGCCTCTTCGACCGTGTTCACCATCGGCACCACGATGCCCCAGGCCCCCGCGTCGAGCACGCGTTTGATGAGCTGATGCGAGCCGCGCGGCACGCGGGCCAACGGCACCCCTCCCGCATCGGCAATGCAGCCAAAGATCATGGCCGCCTGCGACCAGTCGATCGCCGAGTGTTCCATGTCGAGGGTGAGCCAGTCAAAGCCCATGCGGGCCAGGACGCGGGTCGCGTAGAGATCTCCCAGCGAGAGCCACGTGCCAAAGCTGGGCTCGCCCGCTTGCAGTTTTCGTTTGACGGGATTGGTGCGCATCGTGGTGTGGTTCCTGGCGTGGGCAGCGGTACGTACGTAGTGTTTCACACGCGACGCAAGGGTGCAAGCATGCGTCGGCCGGCGACGCGCGCGAGCCATTTTCCCCCGTGCGGCCCTGGGATAGAATTCGTTGCTCGACCGTCCGGGCGAGCGTCGACTTTCTTTCCGCGAAGCAGAGATACGAATTCCAATGACCGAGGGAACCGCTGCCGGCGATTTCGTCACCGTGGCCCGCGTGGGTTCGATCCCCGAGGGACGCGGTGGCACGTTCTGCGTGAACAAACGCCTGGTAGCAGTCTTTCGCACCAACGACGAGTACTTTGCGATCGACGATCTCTGCCCCCACATGGGCGCGTCGCTGGGGGCCGGCGAAGTGCAGGATGGCGTCGTGGCCTGCCCCTGGCATGCCTGGCGCTTCAGCATCTGCGACGGCACCTGGTGCGATAATCCCCGCATCAAGATCTCGAGCTACGAAGTGCGCGTCGTGGAGGGCGAGATCCAGGTCCGCGTTCCGCCCGAGTAGAAAGCCCTTTGGTTATGGCTACTGCGAAGCGACCGCCATCAAGCGTGGCACTGCTGGCTGGATGATTGTCGAGCGTTAGATCTCGATCGTGCCGCCGGGCTCGAGGACGAGCGGCTCGGCCTCTGTTTCTGATTTCACCTTCGCGGCCCAGGCCGAGGCGTCCTGCGCGATGGGGGGCCAGGTGTTGTAGTGCGCCGGGGCGACGCGGCGCGGCTTGATCCGCTTGATCGCCTCGAGCGAATCGTCGGGGCCCATCGTGAACCGGTCGCCGATCGGCAGCACGGCCAGATCGATCCCCGCCGAGCCAATCGTGCGCATCTCCTCGAAGAGGGCCGTATCGCAGGCAAAGTAGATCGTGGCGTCGGCGAGAAAGAGGAGGAACCCGCCCGGATTGCCGCCGTACGTTCCGTCGGGCAGGACCGAGCTATGGTGAGCGATGGTCAACTTCACGCGTCCCCAAGGCTGCGCGATCGTCCCCCCCAGGTTCATGTACTCGACCTTCTCGACCCCTTGCTGGTTGGCCCAGGCGCAGATTTCGTAGTTCGCAATCACCGTGGCGTCGGTCCGTTTGGCAATCTTCACCAGGTCGGCCACATGGTCGAAATGTCCGTGCGAGACAAGGATCGCGTCGGCGTGAATATCGTCGGCGCGCACGGGGGCGGTGGGATTATCGTCGAGAAACGGATCGAGCAGGATCTTGGTGCCGGCGGTTTCGATCGTCCACGTGCCATGTCCGAGCCAGGTGAGTCGCGTCGCCATCGATAACATCCTTCTTCACAGTCGTTGCGGCCATTCCCCGGACACTGCACGGCCAGGCAGTGTGGGGCGCTCGAAGATACCGCAGCCTCGCCCCCCGTTCTAGCCGCCGCCGGTGACTTGTGCTTTCGACCTGTTTTGCTACAGAAAGGGCAGGGCGGCCGGCCGTTTATGGACCCCAAGGCTCGCAGAGCACTTTTCGGAGCACGACGATGGACCTTCACGATCTGACCCGCAGCCTCAAGCAAAAGAACGATACGAAGATCGTGCTGCTGGTGGCCGATGGCCTGGGGGGACTGCCGCTCGAGCCCAGCGGTCTGACCGAACTGGAAACGGCCCAGACGCCCCATCTC encodes the following:
- a CDS encoding Rieske 2Fe-2S domain-containing protein; amino-acid sequence: MTEGTAAGDFVTVARVGSIPEGRGGTFCVNKRLVAVFRTNDEYFAIDDLCPHMGASLGAGEVQDGVVACPWHAWRFSICDGTWCDNPRIKISSYEVRVVEGEIQVRVPPE
- a CDS encoding metal-dependent hydrolase: MATRLTWLGHGTWTIETAGTKILLDPFLDDNPTAPVRADDIHADAILVSHGHFDHVADLVKIAKRTDATVIANYEICAWANQQGVEKVEYMNLGGTIAQPWGRVKLTIAHHSSVLPDGTYGGNPGGFLLFLADATIYFACDTALFEEMRTIGSAGIDLAVLPIGDRFTMGPDDSLEAIKRIKPRRVAPAHYNTWPPIAQDASAWAAKVKSETEAEPLVLEPGGTIEI
- a CDS encoding phosphoenolpyruvate hydrolase family protein encodes the protein MSLFSREEILRRLRAKVAEGRPIVGGGAGTGISAKMSEAGGIDLLVIYNSGRFRMGGRGSLSGMMPYGDANAIVMDMAREVIPVVKHTPVLAGVCGTDPFRLMKLFLREVAAAGFSGVQNFPTVGLIDGTFRANLEETDMGYGHEVDMIRQAAEMGLLTTPYAFNPDEARAMAEAGCDILIPHMGLTTKGSIGAHTALTLEESARQVQAMHDAAKRVNKEVLVLCHGGPIAEPADAQYILDHTEGIVGFYGASSMERLPVEPAIKNRVGEFTGMKLY
- a CDS encoding Tm-1-like ATP-binding domain-containing protein — its product is MSVYVLATLDTKGIEAAFVRDQLVSRGVAAVLVDTGCLGEPAVKADIARTTIYEAAGTTLAAVREKADRGHAVTTAADGAAKLIAQLHAAGKVSGVISLGGSAGTTIGTAAMRALPLGVPKIAVSTLASGQVRQYVGDKDILMLNSVVDILGLNRISRIVLTEAARAMAGMVLFAGDAIAAGDDKPLVAATMFGVTTPCVEHARKLLLEAGYEVLVFHATGSGGQAMESLIRDGLIAGVLDITTTELADELAGGTLSAGPTRLTAAAELGVPQVVSVGATDMVNFQAPETVPERFRGRKFYQHNPTVTLMRTTVDENRQIGEDIGRKVAAARGPAVILLPRQGVSAIDRTGQPFDDPAARESLYAGIRDAAGSTEIIELDQHINDAAFAEAAARKLLALMARKNR
- a CDS encoding 2-dehydro-3-deoxyglucarate aldolase; the encoded protein is MRTNPVKRKLQAGEPSFGTWLSLGDLYATRVLARMGFDWLTLDMEHSAIDWSQAAMIFGCIADAGGVPLARVPRGSHQLIKRVLDAGAWGIVVPMVNTVEEARVAIAAAKYPPEGNRSLGGGMHAMNFGASSGEYFKQANDEILVILQTESPTGVRNAKEIYSLPGVDGIFVGPVDLRANMRRADGSEASDEEFEEMLAQVVAIGRETGTPTGMHVMDTGAAHRRAEQGMQFIAVGSELRFMSTKAQEVLRELAPSSVEKDLARY